Proteins encoded together in one Lathyrus oleraceus cultivar Zhongwan6 chromosome 5, CAAS_Psat_ZW6_1.0, whole genome shotgun sequence window:
- the LOC127080495 gene encoding uncharacterized protein LOC127080495: MQEFAKEMGFKLLTSTPYYAQANGQVKAANKVVIGLIKKHVGEKPRNWHKTLDQILWACQTSPKEATNSAPFRLTFGHDAVLLVEIYLQSIRIQRHHEIPSESYWNMMLDELVDLDDERLNALQLLKRQKKIVENSYNKKIKVKTFSPEDLVWKVILPMDWKDRTLGKLSPKWEGPFQILQVFSNGAYEIEELSRGKRILRVNHHHLRIIDELVGLDEERLNALELLKRQKKRVENAYNKKIKVKTFSPEDLV, translated from the exons ATGCAAGAATTTGCTAAGGAAATGGGTTTCAAATTGTTAACGTCTACGCCATATTATGCTCAGGCTAATGGTCAGGTCAAAGCAGCAAATAAGGTGGTAATTGGTTTGATCAAGAAACATGTAGGGGAGAAACCTAGAAATTGGCACAAAACTTTAGATCAGATTTTGTGGGCATGTCAGACCTCTCCCAAGGAAGCCACTAATTCGGCCCCATTTCGACTGACCTTTGGCCATGATGCAGTTTTACTAGTAGAAATTTATCTACAATCAATAAGGATTCAGAGGCATCATGAAATTCCATCAGAATCATATTGGAACATGATGCTAGATGAGTTAGTCGATCTAGATGACGAGAGACTAAATGCCTTGCAATTATTGAAAAGGCAGAAGAAGATAGTAGAAAACTCTTATAATAAGAAGATTAAAGTTAAGACATTTTCTCCTGAAGATTTGGTTTGGAAAGTTATCCTTCCAATGGATTGGAAGGATAGAACCCTAGGGAAATTGTCTCCCAAATGGGAAGGCCCTTTTCAAATTCTGCAAGTTTTCTCTAACGGGGCTTATGAGATCGAAGAACTTAGTAGAGGCAAAAGAATCTTAAGAGTAAACCACCATCATCTAAGAATCATAG ATGAGTTAGTTGGTCTAGATGAAGAGAGATTAAATGCCTTGGAATTATTGAAAAGGCAGAAGAAGAGAGTAGAGAATGCTTATAATAAGAAGATTAAAGTTAAGACATTTTCTCCTGAAGATTTGGTTTAG